A segment of the Staphylococcus ratti genome:
GTTGGGCGAGCATTACCATTATTTTACTTGGCTTAATGGCAGCTATCGGTGCGGTCATTGGTTTAGTAGGACCTATTATTACGAGCCAAGTTCAAAATTTAATTAAAAATATACCGACGATTCAACGCGAAGCGCAAAGTTTGATCAACTTTGTCCTTGACCAACGTGATCGTCTACCATCAAATGTGACAGATAAAATTAATAGTATGATTTCACAAGTCGGATCTTATACTACTGATATTTTATCTAACTCTTTTAACATTATTACAAGTATCATTTCAACGTTGTTCTTACTTATCTTAGTGCCGTTTTTCTTAATTTTTATGTTAAAAGATCACGAGCGTTTCATCCCTGCCATTGCACGTGTATTCAGTGGCGACCGTAAAATCTTCGTTGTAGATCTTTTATCAGATCTAAACCATACTTTAAAATCATATATTCAAGGACAAGTATTGGTAAGCTTAATCTTAGGGGCAATCTTGTTTATTGGTTACAGCATAATCGGTCTTGAATATACGGTATTACTTGTTATGTTTGCGATTGTTGCAAATATGATTCCGTTCCTTGGACCTTGGATGGCATTTTTACCAGCAGGTATTTTAGGACTGATCCAAAGCCCTACAACTTTTGTGTGGGTGTGTGTGGTCACACTTGTTGCGCAGCAACTTGAAGGAAATGTCATTACACCAAATGTCATGGGTAAATCATTGAATATCCAT
Coding sequences within it:
- the cozEa gene encoding lipoteichoic acid biosynthesis protein CozEa — encoded protein: MTNKVWFRTGVALLILFLLIKLFLEINHIFMPLVIIVQSVLLPLLLSGFLFYICLPFQKMLEKRHVPRWASITIILLGLMAAIGAVIGLVGPIITSQVQNLIKNIPTIQREAQSLINFVLDQRDRLPSNVTDKINSMISQVGSYTTDILSNSFNIITSIISTLFLLILVPFFLIFMLKDHERFIPAIARVFSGDRKIFVVDLLSDLNHTLKSYIQGQVLVSLILGAILFIGYSIIGLEYTVLLVMFAIVANMIPFLGPWMAFLPAGILGLIQSPTTFVWVCVVTLVAQQLEGNVITPNVMGKSLNIHPLTIIIVILASGSLGGFGLILVAVPLYAVLKTIVRNVFKYRHQIMLKARSDVEKHELL